In Methanobacterium sp., the following are encoded in one genomic region:
- a CDS encoding carotenoid biosynthesis protein yields the protein MTNTINKNNTKTFNKLRWSLIGVYLIVNILLIFTYKNPNLLAIDTFLVTALLFILAVFHGTARYGKKNIIVFFLITWAVSFSFENLSIATGFPFGFYHYSPTLGLLTVPLIIIFAYFAIGYLSWMLSHVLTGQYTRKLEGKEIFIVPFIAAFIMVMWDLSVDPISSTLQGLWIWTYPGAYFGVPISNFFGWFLVVYLFFQIFALYLSKYDTIKPKKASKLSNKPYWAESAAIYGITALGTILSIFYQYNDITVSMALITVFTMIFVAILAFTNIMNNQDLK from the coding sequence ACAAAAACATTTAACAAGCTTAGATGGTCCCTAATAGGAGTTTATTTAATTGTTAACATTCTTTTGATCTTCACTTATAAAAACCCCAATCTGCTGGCAATAGATACTTTCCTGGTGACTGCCCTCCTGTTCATTCTTGCAGTTTTCCATGGAACAGCTCGCTATGGCAAAAAGAATATAATAGTATTCTTCCTTATTACCTGGGCTGTAAGCTTCTCTTTTGAAAACTTGAGCATAGCTACCGGTTTCCCCTTTGGGTTTTACCATTATTCACCCACTTTAGGATTGTTAACAGTTCCACTTATAATTATTTTTGCCTATTTTGCCATAGGATACTTATCCTGGATGTTATCACACGTACTAACTGGCCAATACACGAGGAAACTTGAGGGAAAAGAAATCTTTATAGTGCCATTTATAGCTGCATTTATCATGGTAATGTGGGATTTATCTGTTGATCCAATTTCTTCAACTTTACAGGGCCTATGGATATGGACATATCCTGGAGCTTATTTTGGCGTTCCTATTTCCAATTTTTTCGGCTGGTTTCTGGTGGTATATTTGTTCTTCCAAATATTCGCGTTGTATCTTTCCAAATATGACACTATAAAACCTAAAAAAGCATCTAAACTTTCTAATAAACCTTATTGGGCTGAATCCGCTGCTATATATGGTATCACGGCCCTGGGCACTATACTATCAATTTTTTACCAGTACAATGACATTACTGTGTCCATGGCTTTAATCACGGTTTTCACCATGATATTTGTGGCGATACTCGCCTTTACTAACATTATGAATAATCAAGACTTAAAGTAA